Genomic segment of Paenibacillus sp. FSL R5-0912:
CGATGAAGCTTCAAGTTCAAAACTTAAGTGCGTCTTATATAATCATCCAAAGGAGATGTATTCAATTGAAGAACAGCATCAAAAAGCTAGTAGGCGGGCTGGCTTTAGCCAGTGTCCTGCTCACCTCTGTCATGGCAGGCAACGCCAGCGCAGCACTTACCAATGGACCTAAGTTCCTGGGAAATATCATTGCAGGCAGTGCTCCCGGGAACTTCACCACCTACTGGAATCAGGTCACCCCTGAGAATGGCACCAAATGGGGAGCGGTCGAAGGCAACCGCAATAATATGAACTGGGGCAATGCGGATATGATCTATAACTATGCGATTAGCAAGAACATCCCGTTCAAGTTCCATACCCTAGTGTGGGGAAGCCAGGAGCCTAACTGGGTTGCAGGCTTATCGGCAGCGGAGCAAAAGGCGGAGATCAGCTCATTCATTACTCAGGCAGGCCAGCGTTATTCCGCAAAGTCAGCCTTTGTGGATGTCGTCAATGAACCGCTGCATGCCAAGCCTTCGTACCGCAATGCCATCGGCGGTGACGGAAGCACCGGCTGGGATTGGGTCATCTGGTCCTTCCAGCAAGCACGAGCGGCGTTCCCGAATTCCAAGCTGCTCATCAATGAATATGGCATTATCGGTGACCCCAGCTTGACGGATAAGTATGTGACCATTATCAATCACCTGAAGTCCAGAGGACTGATCGACGGAATCGGCATTCAGTGCCATCATTTCAATATGGATACAGTTAGCGTCTCTACGATGAATACCGTGCTGGGCAAATTGGCCGCGACAGGCCTGCCTATCTACGTCTCTGAGCTGGATATCACCGGCGACGACAACACACAGCTTAACAGATACAAAGAGAAGTTCCCGGTGCTCTGGAATCATCCTTCGGTAAAAGGCGTAACCCTCTGGGGCTACATCCAGAATCAGACCTGGGCAGCCAACACCCATCTGGTGAATTCCAACGGCACAGAGCGCCCTGCATTGAAATGGCTGAAGCAATACCTGGGCGGTTCATCGGCTCTTATGGAATCGACAGACGCTCAGGAAATTACGGAGAGTACGGACAGTGTGGACAGTACGGACAGTGTGGTCGAGCCAGAGCTTCAACTGGATCTCCAACCAGTGCTGGAACCCGTTCCGGCTGAGTAAGCTGAAGCAGGCCTTCAGCATAAGGGCTGTTGTCAAAGTGTGAACAAGGCTGTTTCTGATGCGTGAATATGGCTGCTCCCCATGCGCGGTAAGACGCGCCGGGAGCAGCCTTTTTTTTGTGAGATGGGGAGTGCGGAGGCGTTCGAGCGGAATGTAAGCGAAAAACCGAACACATTGGGGAGTGCGGAGGCGTGCGAGCGGAATGTAAGCGAAAAACCGGCACATTGGGGAGTGCGGAGTCGTTCGAGCGGAATGTAAGCGAAAAACCGAACACATTGGGGAGTGCGGAGTCGTTCGAGCGGAATGTAATCGAAAAACCGAACACATTGGGGAGTGCAGAGGCGTGTGGGCGGAATGTAATCGAAAAACCGAACACATTGGGGAGTGCAGCGGCGTGCGAGCGGAATGTAATCGGAAAGCCGAACACATTGGGCAGTGCAGAGGCGTGTGGGCGGAATGTAAGCGAAAAACCGAACACATTGGGGAGTGCGGAGTCGTTCGAGCGGAATGTAAGCGGAAAACCGAACACATTGGGCAGTGCGGAGGCGTACGAGCGGAATGTAATCGAAAAACCGAACACATTGGGGAGTGCGGAGTCGTTCGAGCGGAATGTAAGCGGAAAACCGAACACATTGTACTTGTGTAGCTGGACCATAAGGTCTTTTGTGATCTTCATCTTGCGTTCGCTGACCAAAAGTGGCACACTAGTAAAAGATACAGTAAACGTGGCAAAGAATGCCCCGCTCCCTTCTCTTTAAGAAGGCGGCGGGGTTTTGTGCGTTTAGAGATTAATTTTATTGCAAAGCGGGGGAATTGGAGTGGGATTTACAGAAGAACATGACCATTGGTTAAGCAATCATTTGAAACGAAGAAAGGGGGAGCGGCTTGATGCGCTAAAGCGGGGGCATAGCTACGGTAACCGCTTATTCGTGGAATATGTGTGGTGGCCGCTTGTTGGATATTTTCAGGGACTCCATCCGGAATATGAAGTTAAGGACTGGCGTGGGAGATCGTATTTTATTGATTTACTGTGGAAGGTCGGTTCCTCGCGTATTGCATTTGAGATTATGGATTATGGATCGCATGGCACGGACCGGAGCAAATACCGGATGGACTTGAATCGCGGTCTCTTCCTGCAATCACAGGACTACATGGTTCTCTATATCTCGCTGGATGAGATGAAAGACAATCCGCCTTTTGTTCTCTCCACAATGCGGAACGTTCTGGCTCCTTATTTGTCGGCCGGAACTGCTAATAAAAGAAAAGACAAATCCTATTCTCGAATTGAACGAGATCTGATGCGGTTAGCCATCCGTAACCACCGTGTCCTCCGTCCGGGTGATGCCGCGAGAGAACTTGAGCTACATAATACGACAGTTATTAAATACAGCCGTATGCTGGTGGATAAGGGGAAATTTCGCCCTGTAGCGAGAGGGGTATCTCCACGAGTTACATACTACGAGTATATAGGTACCATTCAAAGCCCGGATTTGGTCTGAAGAATAGTACAACCCGGAATGTAAGCGAAAAACCGAACACATTGGACGCTGCGTGGGCGCGTAGGCCAAATGTAAGCGAAAAACCGAACACATTGGACGCTAGCGTGGGCGCGTGGGCCAAATATAAGCGAAAAACCGAACACATTGGACGCTGCGTGGGCGCGTGGGCCAAATGTAAGCGAAAAACCGAACACATTGGACGCTGCGTGGGCGCGTGGGCCAAATGCAAGCGAAAAACCGAACACATTGGGCGGTGCTGAGGTGGATGGGCCAAATGTAAGCGAAAAACCGAACACATTGGACGCTGCGTGGGCGTGTGGGCCAAATGTATGCGAAAAACTTAGCACCAGCACCAACATCGCTCACCCGCATAGGTAAGTTTCCCCGCGCCCACCAAGGCATCCGCCAATCTCACCCCCCACCCCCATCCGCCGGAGGAAGGGGTACAATCCCCTCCCTATACACCTTCCTGTACTGTGACGGCGTGTAAGAAGTAACCTTCTTGAAGATCTTAGAGAAATACAGCGGGTCGTGGTAGCCGACCGAATAAGCCAGTGATTTAACAGATAACCGGGACTCGCCCAGCAGCTCGCAGGCCCGCTGAATCCGGAAGGCGGTCAGATAACCTGAGATGGAGGTGCCCGTCTCCTTCTTGAACAGCCGGAACAAGTAGCTGCGCTCGATTGTGACATAATCCACGACATCCAGAACCGACAAGGAAGACTTCCAAAAGTTCCTCTCCATATATGCCTTGGCTGAACCTACATAGTCTTTCTTGAGGGAGGCCTGTTCGCTTGGATAATACTCCATGTAATAGGTTAGCAACAGACGAAGTCCGGCATCCGACCGCTCCCGTTCATACGGCTCCAGTGCATTCGCCTCGACTCTGTCGAACAGGGGCTTGAGGTCCTGCGGAGCAGCCGCTGCAACGGGGTGATCCGGTGACATATGAATCATCTCCAATAACCGCAAGGCCTCCGCACCACCACATTCAATCCAGCAATACGCCCACGGGTCCTGCGGATCAGGATAATAATACACCTCCATCTGCGGGAAAATAATGAAGCTGTCTCCGGCCTCCAGAGGATAAACCGCCTGGCTTGTCTTCAAATACCCCCTGCCGCTTACGATATAATGCAGGGCATAGACATCACGGACACCTGGTCCCCATCTGTGCAGATTTGGAGGCTTATACCCGTTCCCCTTCACCATCGGTCCCTCGCTGAGTCCATATTCCTTAGCATTCATAGTCAGCACCCGTATCCTTTAACAGTATGATACTACTAGGGTATAGCAATCTGACGAATAAAGATAGATCGCTTGAATCGGGACCGCACTTCAAATCGACAACCGCACCTTTCCGTAACCGCATGTAAAAATGACAACGCTTTCTTAAGAATGTTGGCTTACGCCGTCCCTGGGCTTGAAGGTAAACTGAAGGTACAAGGGAGGAGCGAATATGGAATTGCAAACACAGGTTAGGAGTCCCGGGACTGGAGGAAGCCGGCGGTTGTTTTTATGGAAGCGTTTCAAAAAACAGAAGATCCTGCATTTGTTCGTCGGGCTTGGCATGATCTATCTGCTGATCTTCGCGTATACGCCAATGTTTGGTATTCTGATGGCCTTCAAGGATTACAGCATCTCCGGCGGGATCAAAGGGATCTTCACGAGCGACTGGGTCGGCCTGAAGTATTTCGATGAATTCGTACATGACTATCAATTCGGCAAGCTGGTCCGCAACACGCTGGTCCTCAGTCTGCTGAAGGTCATCTTCGCCTTCCCGGCACCGATTCTGCTGGCGATTATGCTGAATGAAGTGAAGCACATGGCCTTCAAGCGGTTGGTGCAGACGATCAGCTATCTGCCGCATTTTATCTCCTGGGTCGTCGTGGTTGGCGTATCCTATGCCTTCCTGTCCGCCGATGTCGGTGTGGTCAATAAGGCGCTGATGGCGATGGGCTTCACGGATGAGCCGCTGGCCTTCCTGACCAGTCCGAATTACTTTTGGGGGCTGGCGGTAGGGAGTGCGGTGTGGAAGGAGATGGGCTGGTGGACGATTATTTTTCTGGCGGCGATATCGGGGATCAGTCCTTCCCTCTATGAAGCTGCGGAGATTGACGGTGCCGGAAGGCTGGCTCGTATCCGTTATATCACCCTGCCGGGGATGAAGGGGACCATCGTTGTTGTACTGGTGCTGACCATCGGAAGTATTCTCGGTGGCGGACTGGTGGGTTCCAACTTCGAGCAGGCCTACCTGTTCGGCAACAGTATCAATAATCCAACCTCTGAGATTGTCCAGACCTACGCATTCAGGGTGGGGTTAAGCGACGGGCGGTTCTCCTACGCAGCGGCGATAGATTTAATCCAATCCGTGATTTCGGTAGCGCTGATATTCTCCAGTAACTATATTGCCAAACGGGTGTCAGGCTCAAGTCTTTTTTAGAGAGAGGAGGAAAGGCTGTGCTGAAGAGTCAGCGGCAGAAGGATTTTGTTTTTGACAGCGTGATCTATGTGGTATTGTTCGTTATTATGCTCACGATGCTGTATCCGTTCTATTATGTGTTAATTGCTTCCTTCAATAAAGGCTCGGACTCGCTGCTGGGCGGTGTGTATCTGTGGCCCCGGAACTTTACCCTGGAGAATTACCGGGTGTTCATGGATGATCCCAAGTGGGTGAAGGCGTTCCTGGTCTCCGTACTGCGGACGGTTTCCGGTACTTTGCTTGGACTGCTGCTCACCAGCATTGTCGCTTACGGCCTGTCCCATCGTGATCTGTTATTCAGCAAGGTCTATTTCACAGTGATCGTATTCGCCATGTACTTCTCCGGCGGACTGATCCCTTATTATGTAGTCCTGCGTTCACTAGGCTTGCTGAATTCCTTTGCGGTATACATTGTCCCGTCCATGCTCAGCACGTTCTTCCTGCTCATTGCGATCTCATTCTTCCGCGAGATTCCTGCTGAGCTAAAAGAGTCTGCGCATATAGACGGTGCCGGTGAGCTTACGATATTCTTCCGCATCATCCTGCCGGTCTCAA
This window contains:
- a CDS encoding ABC transporter permease; its protein translation is MELQTQVRSPGTGGSRRLFLWKRFKKQKILHLFVGLGMIYLLIFAYTPMFGILMAFKDYSISGGIKGIFTSDWVGLKYFDEFVHDYQFGKLVRNTLVLSLLKVIFAFPAPILLAIMLNEVKHMAFKRLVQTISYLPHFISWVVVVGVSYAFLSADVGVVNKALMAMGFTDEPLAFLTSPNYFWGLAVGSAVWKEMGWWTIIFLAAISGISPSLYEAAEIDGAGRLARIRYITLPGMKGTIVVVLVLTIGSILGGGLVGSNFEQAYLFGNSINNPTSEIVQTYAFRVGLSDGRFSYAAAIDLIQSVISVALIFSSNYIAKRVSGSSLF
- a CDS encoding endo-1,4-beta-xylanase encodes the protein MKNSIKKLVGGLALASVLLTSVMAGNASAALTNGPKFLGNIIAGSAPGNFTTYWNQVTPENGTKWGAVEGNRNNMNWGNADMIYNYAISKNIPFKFHTLVWGSQEPNWVAGLSAAEQKAEISSFITQAGQRYSAKSAFVDVVNEPLHAKPSYRNAIGGDGSTGWDWVIWSFQQARAAFPNSKLLINEYGIIGDPSLTDKYVTIINHLKSRGLIDGIGIQCHHFNMDTVSVSTMNTVLGKLAATGLPIYVSELDITGDDNTQLNRYKEKFPVLWNHPSVKGVTLWGYIQNQTWAANTHLVNSNGTERPALKWLKQYLGGSSALMESTDAQEITESTDSVDSTDSVVEPELQLDLQPVLEPVPAE
- a CDS encoding helix-turn-helix domain-containing protein, which produces MNAKEYGLSEGPMVKGNGYKPPNLHRWGPGVRDVYALHYIVSGRGYLKTSQAVYPLEAGDSFIIFPQMEVYYYPDPQDPWAYCWIECGGAEALRLLEMIHMSPDHPVAAAAPQDLKPLFDRVEANALEPYERERSDAGLRLLLTYYMEYYPSEQASLKKDYVGSAKAYMERNFWKSSLSVLDVVDYVTIERSYLFRLFKKETGTSISGYLTAFRIQRACELLGESRLSVKSLAYSVGYHDPLYFSKIFKKVTSYTPSQYRKVYREGIVPLPPADGGGG
- a CDS encoding carbohydrate ABC transporter permease; this encodes MLKSQRQKDFVFDSVIYVVLFVIMLTMLYPFYYVLIASFNKGSDSLLGGVYLWPRNFTLENYRVFMDDPKWVKAFLVSVLRTVSGTLLGLLLTSIVAYGLSHRDLLFSKVYFTVIVFAMYFSGGLIPYYVVLRSLGLLNSFAVYIVPSMLSTFFLLIAISFFREIPAELKESAHIDGAGELTIFFRIILPVSTPVLATMALFMGVGQWNSWLDSAYFVQSEELRTLAFRMMEVINKSNSPMDSLAVANSVSAGVTSFSLQVTSMVVSIVPIICVYPFLQKYFVHGIMLGSVKG